Within the Candidatus Poribacteria bacterium genome, the region AGTTCAGATGGGCTGGCAGAAGGATTCACAACAACTTAAAGATTCCTTTGACCGAGATGGATTTGTGGTCATTCCCGGTTTCTATACCCCGGAAGAGACAGCGGCGTTAAACGCTCACATAGACAAGTTTATCACAGAGACGTTGCCCCAATTACCGTCGGACGCGGCCTTTTACGAAGTCAAGGGGCAGACCGAAAGTATTATGCGGTTGCAGGGCATGGCATCTTATGACGACCATTTTAAGGAACTGACCGAGAGTGACCGGTTTGCCAAGTTAGCGGAATTGCTGCTAGACGATGGGGTTGTAAGTAAAAATATGGAGTGGTTCACGAAACCTGCCCGCAGCGACGCAGAAACGCCACCCCATCAGGACGGGTTCTACTTCATGCTCGAACCAAACGAGGCACTGACGTTGTGGCTGGCACTGGATACGGTGAATGGGGGTTCTCACCGCCGGGGTATGAGACCCCACGGACAGACGGCGGTGTTCGGGTTCTCTCTAGGGGTCACAGACTACGGCGAGACGGATTACCAAGAGGAAGCAGCTATCCATGCTGCGCCGGGCGATATGATTGTGCATCATTGCATGACGATTCACCGCGCAGGTTCCAATACCACAGCGAATCCGCGCCGGGCGCTGGGGCTTGTCTATTACGCCCAACGTGCTAAGGCGGATGCAGAACGTCAGGCGGCGTACAGGAAAGAGCTAATGGAACGGTGGGAAAAAGAGGGAAAAATTTAGAGGTTAAGAATCGACTAAAAGCCTTTAACCATTTAGGACTTACGCATTTCAGTATGGAACAACGATCGTTGTTCCATACGGGCTCCTGATGAAGTCTCTGCTGTAGTTGCCCGATTTATCGGGCGTTGGGAACGGTATCCAATGGTGATAAATCACCGAACTACAAACTTTGAGTTCAACTGCGTAACTCCTACCATTAATAGGAGTGAGCGATGCTGACCGATGCACAACTCTACCATTTCGCGGTTCACGGCTGGGTGCTTCAAGAGGATGTATTCAGTCCTGAAGAGATCAATGCCTTCAAGCGCGGCCTGGATCACCTCTATGAACGCAAAGTCTCGACGATGAAGGACACCCAAGACATCAAGAACATCAACAACATGGTGAACTACGACCCAATCTATCGGGACTGGATTATGTCGCCAAAAATCCTCCCCGTTCTGAAGCAGCTCTTGGGCACGCCGCCGCGTTTTGAGTGCTGCCATGCGATGATAAAATCCCCGCACCCCGACCGAACGACACGGCGCGATGAACTTCGAGATGCGGAAAAGATGGGGTGGCACCGCGGCATTCGACCGAAATATGGTATCGTGCCAGCGAACAACCATCCCTACATCAACACAACATTTCTCAACAACGCCACCTACCTAACGGACGTTGATCCTGAACATGGCGGCACAATGATCTTGGACGGCTCACACCGAATCGAGGCGCAGGATTGGAAAGAAATTTTCGATCCCGCAATGGTCGTTCAAATTGAAGCAAAGGCAGGATCGGTGATGCACTTCACGGAGGCGTTGGTCCATACCGGCGTCCCAATCCTCT harbors:
- a CDS encoding phytanoyl-CoA dioxygenase family protein; amino-acid sequence: MGWQKDSQQLKDSFDRDGFVVIPGFYTPEETAALNAHIDKFITETLPQLPSDAAFYEVKGQTESIMRLQGMASYDDHFKELTESDRFAKLAELLLDDGVVSKNMEWFTKPARSDAETPPHQDGFYFMLEPNEALTLWLALDTVNGGSHRRGMRPHGQTAVFGFSLGVTDYGETDYQEEAAIHAAPGDMIVHHCMTIHRAGSNTTANPRRALGLVYYAQRAKADAERQAAYRKELMERWEKEGKI
- a CDS encoding phytanoyl-CoA dioxygenase family protein, which encodes MLTDAQLYHFAVHGWVLQEDVFSPEEINAFKRGLDHLYERKVSTMKDTQDIKNINNMVNYDPIYRDWIMSPKILPVLKQLLGTPPRFECCHAMIKSPHPDRTTRRDELRDAEKMGWHRGIRPKYGIVPANNHPYINTTFLNNATYLTDVDPEHGGTMILDGSHRIEAQDWKEIFDPAMVVQIEAKAGSVMHFTEALVHTGVPILSEQSRYTMFYGFTPPWMQCWPGCSPTQEVIDASEGELKEILGGRTGYMGQYGPE